The stretch of DNA CAATAGCTCTTTCAGCTAATTAAAACAAGGGGGCATATGCATTAATAAACGCATTTGCTGAATATCTATTGAAATAAAATAGATTTATTGATCTTGTGATTTGTACTGTAACATTTTGTTTTGTGGAACTGCAGTGAACCTGTGCTTCATACAAGATGCTGATGGTTTGAAAATGATTTAACattagtttcctttttctttgtttctCACCTGTGCTTTTACCAAATATTTCAGTGACCAATGTACCTACGTGTTCCTCCTCCTTCCCTTTTATCACATATGCTCCTCCCCTTTTGTCTCTCTCAGGGTGACCTCCATCGCCGACCGATTAAATGTTGACTTTGCTTTAATCCACAAGGAGAGAAAAAAAGCCAATGAAGTGGATCGTATGGTGCTTGTGGGAGATGTAAAAGACAAAGTAGCTATTCTTGTGGATGACATGGCAGATACGTGTGGCACCATCTGTCATGCTGCAGACAAGTACGTTTTACAATGGGGGTATTTAGGTTCTTTGATACTAGGAAATGTAATGCTGGTGCCCAGATTTCTTGCTTTTGCATATACTTTATAAGAGTCCATTTCTTTTAAACCCTTCAAATATACAGACTCCATGTAAGCTTTTACTTCCCACTCTCTTCTAGACTTCTGTCTGCTGGAGCTACCAAGGTATATGCTATTCTGACACATGGTATATTCTCGGGCCCTGCCATCTCCCGGATTAATAATGCTTGTTTTGAAGCAGTAGTGGTGACCAACACAATCCCTCAGGAGGAGAAGATCAGACATTGCtcaaaaatacaggtatgtgtGTATGGATGGGGGCTCAATTTAATCTTTTTCTTCACTTTGATGCAAGAGTAATACTGTCCCTTTTCATTACTTCCAAGATCTCTTTAATATACACCTGCCCTTAAGCATTTTCCATTATGTGCACTGAGTATTTCCAATAACAAATGTTGCATGCCACTGACAATAGGGCTTAAATATCTACAGTGCAAACAACCAATGTACACACAGTTTTTCTGCTGGTACAAtgctgaaagcaaatatctgcttGCTATGAGGAAATTAAATTTATAAGCTATATTGCAAataatcatttaaaggagaaggaaaggctaccaaagagttaatctcaagctgctggattcccataatgcctcgctcctgcactgacTTGGTGACCAGGACTGTTGGTGGCGCATGCACACATGTCCCTCTTCAGCAGCACAAGCAGGCACCATCCCCTTCCGGTGTAGACCGgcaagcgtccggttgccatggcgacgcgcTATATAAATAGCGTGTACAGCAGCGAGCTGGGAAATTTGAGGTGGGGGAGGCAAACGCAAACTTTTCACTAAATTTAATCTTGTCAGCCTGAGATATGGCAACACATTTGTATTTTTACCAGGAAGCAGGCGGGGGTGCTGGTGGCGGCTCTGCAGCAGGACAGGcgagtgctggtggggggagggggagcgGGCAGCGCAAACGTTTCggacggggggggggtgctggtggcTCTGCACACTGGTGGGTGGGTGCCCACAGGTGCGGGGAGCGGGGGCTTGTGAGCTGGTCAAAGTCGCAGGATgttggggacgcatgcgcagtagagacggtgagggaaagggtatgggcatccctttttaaagatggcggcgccgttcactgaaacaaataTGTAGTTTGTAGCAAGTGTAtgtctgtaaatctttcattaggcaagccagatttatagtgtttttacacagcaatagtagtactatttaaaagtgtgcttaatagattttgactttccttgtcctttaaactgctGTGTGAATGCCATGTTTCctaactctagcaaccagataacattttAGATTTTTATCTTAAATTATGGCAGAAAGACATTTCAGAAGGTGCAAACACTATAAAATGAAGATTACGTCCAACCATAACTTACCAATATCTATTGTGTTAAATGTGAATATTACCACTAATATTGAGAGCA from Xenopus tropicalis strain Nigerian chromosome 8, UCB_Xtro_10.0, whole genome shotgun sequence encodes:
- the prps1 gene encoding ribose-phosphate pyrophosphokinase 1 isoform X1 codes for the protein MLSVAGADHIITMDLHASQIQGFFDIPVDNLYAEPAVLKWIRENIPEWKTCTIVSPDAGGAKRVTSIADRLNVDFALIHKERKKANEVDRMVLVGDVKDKVAILVDDMADTCGTICHAADKLLSAGATKVYAILTHGIFSGPAISRINNACFEAVVVTNTIPQEEKIRHCSKIQVIDISMILAEAIRRTHNGESVSYLFSHVPL